In a single window of the Pirellulales bacterium genome:
- a CDS encoding NAD-dependent epimerase/dehydratase family protein yields MARVLVTGASGFIGQQLVGALLARGDGVRCLVRSTSPAGPLQQLGAELIPGDVTQPDTLSAAMNGLDVVYHLAGLTKAIGLAAYCRVNESGVRHVVEACARRTTPPVIVQVSSLAAAGPMTDRERLRTEDDLPRPVSHYGLSKRAGELAAEKLANRAPITVVRPPIVLGPGDRTGLALFRSIRRFRSFLVLGVGRRVSVVHVTDLVNGLIAAAERGERLRAPSPTNDVEEIAHPSGTALSNSGRGYYFLAADEHPLFAELGRMIARTVNRPYAWAIHLPMPSIWLVAGGGELLGRITRRPRYLNLDRGRELSAGHWICSPEKARRDLGFVPGASLTARIEQTTQWYREHGWLS; encoded by the coding sequence ATGGCGCGTGTTTTGGTTACCGGAGCAAGCGGATTCATTGGGCAGCAATTGGTCGGCGCGCTGTTAGCCCGCGGCGATGGCGTGCGATGCCTGGTGCGCAGCACCTCTCCAGCCGGACCCTTGCAGCAGTTGGGCGCGGAATTGATTCCAGGCGACGTCACCCAACCCGACACGCTATCGGCGGCCATGAACGGCCTCGACGTGGTTTACCACTTGGCCGGACTGACCAAGGCCATCGGCTTAGCGGCATATTGTCGCGTCAATGAGTCGGGCGTTCGTCACGTGGTCGAAGCCTGTGCCCGCCGTACTACGCCGCCGGTGATCGTGCAGGTATCGTCGTTGGCGGCCGCGGGGCCGATGACCGATCGGGAGCGGTTGCGCACGGAAGACGATCTGCCGCGACCGGTTTCGCATTATGGGTTGAGCAAACGAGCCGGCGAATTGGCAGCGGAGAAATTAGCCAATAGGGCGCCCATCACCGTGGTCCGCCCACCCATTGTGCTTGGTCCCGGCGACCGGACAGGCCTGGCGCTGTTTCGCAGCATTCGGCGATTCCGCTCGTTTCTTGTTCTCGGAGTGGGACGGCGCGTGTCGGTTGTTCATGTGACCGATCTTGTCAACGGTTTGATTGCGGCGGCTGAACGTGGAGAACGATTGCGGGCGCCCAGCCCAACGAACGATGTCGAGGAGATTGCGCATCCCAGCGGCACGGCATTATCCAACAGCGGCCGAGGATATTATTTCCTGGCGGCCGACGAGCATCCCCTATTTGCGGAATTGGGCCGCATGATTGCCCGAACCGTGAATCGTCCCTACGCCTGGGCCATTCACTTACCGATGCCCAGCATTTGGCTGGTCGCCGGCGGCGGAGAGTTGCTTGGTCGTATCACTCGCCGACCCCGTTACTTGAATCTGGACCGGGGCCGAGAATTATCGGCGGGACATTGGATTTGTTCGCCCGAAAAAGCGCGCCGCGATTTGGGCTTTGTGCCCGGCGCTTCGCTCACTGCTCGAATTGAACAGACGACGCAATGGTACCGAGAGCACGGATGGCTATCGTAA
- a CDS encoding 4a-hydroxytetrahydrobiopterin dehydratase → MPAQTADQLVTKKCASCEEGKPKYNRADAETQLKNLSGWRLTHDAQRIRKSWIVKDFLAGIDFFQAVAQLAEAENHHPDLHLEGYRNVWIEIWTHAIGGLSENDFILAAKIDRLPVRLKKSM, encoded by the coding sequence ATGCCAGCACAAACCGCCGATCAACTCGTCACCAAGAAATGCGCTTCCTGCGAAGAAGGCAAGCCCAAGTACAATCGTGCAGACGCCGAAACGCAACTGAAAAACCTCTCTGGTTGGCGATTGACCCACGACGCCCAACGAATTCGCAAAAGCTGGATTGTCAAAGATTTTTTGGCCGGAATCGATTTCTTCCAGGCGGTGGCCCAACTGGCCGAAGCGGAAAATCACCATCCCGATTTGCACCTGGAAGGCTATCGTAACGTGTGGATCGAGATTTGGACCCACGCCATCGGCGGCCTGTCCGAGAACGATTTTATTCTGGCCGCCAAGATTGACCGCTTGCCGGTGAGGTTGAAGAAGAGTATGTAA
- a CDS encoding HAD hydrolase family protein: MDLVSRCRSIELILSDVDGVLTDGGVIFDNQGIEIKRFHIRDGLGIKLWQRAGHHFGLVTGRASHIVQLRAVELGVDIVRQGIDDKLPAVKQILSQRQLQAEKVCYVGDDLPDLPVLRHVGFAVVVGDGCQELQAAAHYVTQAQGGRGAVREVIELILKAQGRWDDVLQKYGTG; this comes from the coding sequence ATGGATCTTGTCAGCCGCTGCCGCTCGATCGAATTGATTTTGTCCGATGTCGACGGCGTGCTGACCGATGGCGGCGTGATTTTCGATAACCAGGGGATCGAAATCAAACGCTTCCACATCCGCGACGGGCTGGGCATTAAACTGTGGCAACGCGCGGGGCATCATTTTGGCTTGGTGACCGGCCGCGCTTCGCACATTGTGCAATTGCGGGCCGTCGAATTGGGCGTCGACATTGTGCGGCAAGGCATTGACGATAAGTTACCCGCTGTAAAACAAATACTTTCACAACGGCAATTGCAGGCCGAAAAGGTGTGCTACGTCGGGGACGATTTGCCCGATCTTCCCGTACTGCGCCACGTAGGCTTTGCCGTGGTCGTGGGAGATGGCTGCCAAGAATTGCAAGCCGCAGCCCATTACGTAACACAGGCCCAGGGAGGCCGTGGCGCTGTCCGCGAAGTCATTGAGTTGATTTTGAAAGCCCAAGGCCGCTGGGACGACGTACTACAGAAATACGGCACAGGTTAA
- a CDS encoding KpsF/GutQ family sugar-phosphate isomerase — protein MSTNSPAGFVPHSFPPALSDKASLSSAAQTARPAKNTNNANDQLQYARQIIEMEARALEAVSRRLDDSFTRAVDLIYRCTGSVIVSGIGKAGLIGQKIAATLASTGSRSHFLHPTEAIHGDLGRIHHDDVVLMLSQSGDTEEVVRLLPSIRQIGTPLVAITGRVGSKLGQSALIVIDIGPLQEACSLGLAPSTSTTAMLAVGDALALVTSRMRGFSRDDFARFHPGGSLGRQLARVDDCMRRLSDCRLAVCTRTVREVLIEARLPARRTGAIMIVDHAGKLRGIFTDSDLARLFESRRDALLDGPIRNVMTSHPTSVPQGSMMNDAVAIMAERRISELPVVDTEGKPVGLLDITDIVALYPEGLAVVLAAQSENSSGVPRPKNAALLKPPSSGGKVGP, from the coding sequence ATGAGCACCAATTCACCTGCGGGTTTTGTGCCGCATTCTTTCCCGCCCGCACTATCCGACAAAGCGTCGCTTTCGAGTGCGGCTCAAACTGCCCGGCCGGCAAAAAATACAAACAACGCGAACGATCAGTTACAGTACGCCCGGCAAATTATCGAAATGGAAGCCCGGGCGTTGGAGGCGGTTTCGCGGCGGCTGGATGATTCGTTTACCCGCGCGGTCGATTTGATTTATCGATGCACCGGCAGCGTAATTGTCAGCGGCATCGGCAAGGCGGGGTTGATCGGCCAAAAAATCGCCGCCACGCTGGCATCGACGGGTTCGAGGAGCCATTTTTTGCATCCGACCGAGGCCATTCATGGCGATTTGGGTCGGATCCACCACGACGACGTGGTGCTCATGCTATCGCAAAGCGGCGACACGGAAGAAGTGGTGCGGCTGTTGCCGTCGATTCGGCAAATCGGCACGCCACTGGTGGCGATCACCGGACGTGTTGGAAGCAAATTAGGGCAATCGGCGCTGATCGTCATTGACATCGGCCCGCTGCAAGAAGCGTGCTCGCTGGGTCTGGCGCCCAGCACCAGCACGACGGCCATGCTGGCGGTGGGAGATGCGCTGGCGCTGGTGACCAGCCGCATGCGCGGCTTCAGCCGTGACGATTTTGCCCGCTTTCATCCCGGCGGCAGCCTGGGCCGACAATTGGCGCGCGTCGACGATTGCATGCGGCGTTTGTCGGATTGCCGCTTAGCGGTATGCACCCGAACTGTGCGCGAAGTACTGATCGAAGCACGTCTGCCGGCGCGCCGCACCGGAGCGATTATGATTGTCGACCATGCCGGCAAGCTGCGCGGCATTTTCACCGACAGCGACTTGGCGCGCCTGTTTGAAAGCCGCCGCGACGCACTGCTGGACGGACCCATTCGCAACGTGATGACTTCGCACCCCACCAGCGTGCCACAAGGTTCCATGATGAACGATGCGGTGGCCATCATGGCCGAGCGGCGAATCAGCGAATTACCGGTCGTCGACACTGAAGGCAAGCCCGTGGGTTTGCTCGATATCACCGACATCGTGGCGCTGTATCCCGAAGGCTTGGCGGTGGTGCTGGCTGCCCAATCGGAAAACTCCAGCGGCGTGCCGCGACCCAAGAATGCTGCGTTGTTAAAACCGCCGTCAAGCGGCGGCAAAGTTGGCCCATGA
- a CDS encoding TlpA disulfide reductase family protein, producing the protein MSKDMKLADFRGKWVLLEFWGPNCLPCLQRSLPALTKFYEEHANQRDQYEILAVCVVTEEDGPKTMEQLDSVMAPIVEKTWAGKPLPFPVVLDGEGKTFEAYNILSVPCSVLIDPHGHVVKDGDETMMAEQLKK; encoded by the coding sequence GTGTCCAAGGACATGAAACTGGCGGACTTTCGAGGCAAATGGGTGCTGCTAGAGTTTTGGGGGCCGAATTGCTTGCCGTGCCTCCAGCGAAGTTTGCCTGCACTCACCAAGTTTTACGAAGAACACGCCAACCAGCGCGATCAATATGAGATTTTGGCCGTGTGCGTGGTGACCGAAGAAGATGGTCCCAAAACCATGGAACAGTTGGACAGCGTAATGGCGCCGATTGTCGAAAAAACCTGGGCGGGCAAACCGCTGCCATTTCCCGTCGTCTTGGACGGCGAAGGTAAAACATTCGAGGCTTACAACATTCTCAGCGTGCCCTGTAGTGTGCTGATTGATCCCCACGGCCACGTCGTCAAAGATGGCGACGAAACTATGATGGCCGAACAGCTCAAAAAATAG
- a CDS encoding L17 family ribosomal protein — translation MRHRKLGRVLGRSPTHRKALMRNLASALFLTELDKDEFLDEKQAPKVKGRIITTVQKAKEVRPLVERCISIACRAQAALEEADKLGTTADRNSDEWRKWRKSKQWQKWAAAMAPVVSARRRLVTLLGRKRAAAVCFEVVAPRFVDRSGGYTRIMRLAKPRLGDAGTRAILEFVGVRDRGSKPAVAPKFESEPTGAKS, via the coding sequence ATGCGACACCGTAAATTAGGCCGTGTTTTGGGCCGTTCGCCAACGCATCGCAAAGCGCTCATGCGGAATTTGGCCAGCGCGCTGTTTTTGACCGAGCTGGATAAGGACGAATTCCTAGACGAGAAGCAAGCCCCCAAAGTTAAAGGCCGCATCATTACCACCGTGCAAAAAGCCAAGGAAGTGCGTCCGCTGGTAGAGCGTTGCATTAGCATTGCCTGCCGTGCCCAAGCAGCCTTGGAAGAAGCCGACAAATTGGGCACTACCGCCGACCGCAACAGCGACGAATGGCGCAAATGGCGGAAAAGCAAGCAGTGGCAAAAATGGGCCGCCGCCATGGCTCCGGTCGTTTCGGCTCGGCGACGTTTGGTCACGCTGCTGGGACGGAAGCGCGCAGCCGCCGTCTGCTTTGAAGTGGTAGCCCCGCGGTTTGTTGATCGCTCCGGCGGATACACGCGAATTATGCGGCTGGCCAAGCCACGCTTGGGCGATGCCGGCACGCGGGCCATTTTGGAATTTGTCGGCGTGCGCGATCGAGGCTCCAAACCGGCGGTGGCGCCAAAGTTCGAAAGCGAGCCGACCGGAGCGAAGTCGTAA
- a CDS encoding DNA-directed RNA polymerase subunit alpha, with amino-acid sequence MHIRWRGLELPSQVVCDVKTLSATYGKFVAEPFERGFGVTIGNSLRRILLSSLEGSAVTQIKIHGAQHEFTTLPGVVEDMTDVVLNVKSLVVKNYTDQTKVLRIEKNSRGVVTGADVQTDDTVEVINKHHILATLTDDVPFVMEMVIENGRGYVPASEHSPNVQEIGIIPVDAVFSPILRVRYEIEETRVGQKTNYDKLTTEIWTNGSIGPEMALVEAAKILRKHLNPFVQYTELGARVGGSGRSAGISGPLDGAAEQKLGMPLADLKLSVRASNCLESENIQTVRDLVQRSEDQLLEVRNFGETTLREVKEKLAELGLRLGMRVPAAVS; translated from the coding sequence ATGCACATTCGCTGGCGTGGATTAGAGCTGCCTAGCCAAGTGGTTTGCGACGTAAAAACGTTGTCCGCCACGTACGGGAAATTTGTGGCCGAGCCGTTTGAACGCGGCTTTGGCGTCACCATCGGCAATTCATTGCGTCGCATTTTGCTTTCCAGCCTGGAAGGCAGCGCCGTCACCCAGATCAAAATTCACGGGGCCCAGCACGAGTTCACGACTTTGCCCGGCGTCGTGGAAGACATGACCGACGTGGTGTTGAATGTCAAATCGTTGGTCGTGAAAAACTATACCGACCAAACCAAAGTGCTGCGGATCGAAAAGAACTCGCGCGGCGTGGTGACCGGCGCCGATGTCCAAACTGATGACACGGTAGAAGTGATCAACAAGCACCATATTTTGGCCACCCTCACCGACGATGTGCCGTTTGTGATGGAAATGGTCATCGAAAACGGCCGCGGATACGTCCCTGCCAGCGAGCACAGCCCCAACGTGCAGGAAATTGGCATCATTCCCGTCGACGCGGTATTCAGCCCGATTTTGCGGGTTCGCTACGAAATTGAAGAAACTCGCGTGGGCCAGAAAACCAACTACGACAAACTGACGACTGAAATTTGGACGAACGGCTCCATCGGCCCGGAAATGGCGCTGGTGGAAGCGGCGAAGATTTTGCGCAAGCACCTTAACCCGTTTGTGCAATACACCGAGTTGGGTGCACGGGTCGGCGGCTCAGGCCGAAGCGCCGGCATCAGCGGACCCCTGGATGGCGCCGCAGAACAAAAGTTGGGTATGCCGCTGGCCGATTTGAAGCTTTCGGTGCGGGCCTCTAACTGTCTGGAAAGCGAAAACATTCAAACCGTGCGCGATTTGGTGCAACGCTCCGAAGATCAATTGCTGGAGGTCCGTAACTTCGGCGAAACCACGCTGCGCGAAGTCAAGGAAAAACTCGCGGAGTTGGGCCTGCGCTTGGGTATGCGTGTGCCGGCCGCCGTTAGTTAA
- the rpsD gene encoding 30S ribosomal protein S4, which produces MARTTGPVCRLCRRDGLKLFLKGTRCDTPKCAIERRETPPGMAVRRGKLTDYGIHLREKQKVKHYYGVLERQFRGYYKRAVKGKGNTGEALMSLLERRLDNIVCRLGFGLSRAQARQLIRHGHITVNGHRCDIPSYLVHVGDVIRAKNRGKSLQAIQSCVAEYHRDIPDFLSRMEGGVPEGRVNRLPTAEDCSLGGIQANLIVELCSK; this is translated from the coding sequence ATGGCTCGCACCACAGGACCCGTTTGTCGTTTATGCCGCCGCGATGGATTAAAGCTCTTTTTGAAGGGCACCCGCTGCGACACGCCCAAGTGTGCCATTGAACGGCGCGAAACTCCGCCGGGGATGGCCGTTCGCCGCGGCAAACTTACTGATTACGGAATCCATCTGCGCGAAAAGCAAAAAGTGAAGCATTATTACGGCGTCCTGGAACGGCAATTCCGCGGATATTACAAACGGGCCGTCAAAGGCAAGGGAAACACTGGCGAAGCGCTGATGAGTTTGCTGGAGCGGCGCCTGGACAACATTGTATGCCGGCTGGGGTTTGGCTTGTCGCGGGCCCAGGCACGGCAACTCATCCGTCACGGACATATTACTGTAAATGGCCATCGTTGCGATATTCCCAGCTATTTAGTGCACGTGGGAGACGTAATTCGCGCCAAGAATCGCGGCAAAAGTTTGCAAGCCATCCAATCCTGCGTTGCGGAGTACCATCGCGATATTCCCGATTTCCTGTCGCGCATGGAAGGCGGCGTTCCCGAGGGCCGCGTCAACCGTTTGCCGACGGCGGAAGATTGCTCGCTGGGCGGAATTCAAGCGAATTTGATTGTGGAGTTGTGTTCGAAGTAA
- the rpsK gene encoding 30S ribosomal protein S11, with the protein MAVAKTKRKARRNVTVGIAYIKATFNNTTVTITDSKGDALCWASAGTTGFKGSRKSTPFAGQMAAQQAAEKASKFGVKEVEVKVKGPGSGRESAITALQAAGLTIKSIEDITPLPHNGCRPPKRRRV; encoded by the coding sequence GTGGCTGTAGCCAAAACCAAACGCAAAGCGCGGCGGAACGTGACCGTGGGCATCGCCTACATTAAGGCCACGTTTAATAACACCACCGTTACCATTACTGATTCCAAAGGCGACGCGTTGTGTTGGGCCAGCGCCGGCACTACGGGTTTCAAAGGTTCTCGCAAAAGCACGCCGTTTGCCGGGCAAATGGCTGCACAGCAGGCCGCTGAAAAAGCCTCCAAGTTTGGCGTGAAAGAAGTGGAGGTGAAAGTAAAGGGGCCAGGTAGCGGACGAGAAAGCGCCATTACCGCCCTGCAGGCCGCGGGACTGACCATTAAATCGATCGAAGATATCACGCCATTGCCGCACAATGGCTGTCGCCCGCCGAAGCGTCGTCGAGTGTAA
- the rpsM gene encoding 30S ribosomal protein S13, producing MPRLLGVDIPPDKPTFISLQYLYGVGPRIALELCHKAGVDSQARARDLHEDEVARMAALLDKDYTVEGQLRRQLTQNVARLKDIGCYRGVRHRRGLPVRGQRTRTNARTRKGPKKTVAGKKGVKDMK from the coding sequence ATGCCACGTTTATTGGGCGTTGATATTCCGCCAGACAAGCCAACGTTTATCTCGTTGCAGTATTTGTACGGCGTGGGCCCGCGCATTGCGCTGGAGTTGTGCCACAAAGCGGGCGTCGATTCGCAGGCGCGAGCCCGTGATTTGCACGAAGACGAAGTGGCCCGCATGGCGGCACTGTTGGATAAAGATTACACGGTGGAAGGTCAGTTGCGCCGGCAACTGACGCAGAATGTAGCCCGGCTAAAAGATATTGGGTGCTATCGCGGCGTGCGGCATCGGCGCGGTCTGCCGGTTCGCGGACAAAGGACACGCACCAACGCCCGAACTCGCAAAGGCCCCAAGAAAACGGTGGCCGGCAAAAAAGGCGTGAAGGACATGAAGTAG
- the rpmJ gene encoding 50S ribosomal protein L36 yields the protein MKIRASVKRLCDHCKIVRRRGVVYVVCSNPRHKQRQG from the coding sequence ATGAAAATCCGAGCTAGTGTCAAGCGCTTGTGCGATCATTGCAAAATTGTGCGCCGCCGAGGCGTGGTGTATGTGGTGTGCAGTAATCCGCGCCACAAACAGCGGCAAGGTTAA
- the map gene encoding type I methionyl aminopeptidase: MVNSPKCINLRSPRELALMRKAGLAVWAAHQAAKAAVRPGITTAEIDAVIDEYFTRLHAVPLFKGVPGKVPFPAATCISVNDEVVHGIPGARRLKEGDVVSLDTGCKLNGWCGDSAYTHPVGIILPEVQRLLDVTRGVLDLAIELMAVKTRWSDVAREMGSFVRDHGFSVVENFVGHGIGREMHEEPQVPNFVSPQLRRSHDFKLEPGLVIAVEPMVNMGTKKTKTLADHWTQVTSDGRYSAHFEHTVAMTTEGPWVLTAPPQPGEEFDDAVLRDLLSRVSPARGSAFSAVGSEK; this comes from the coding sequence GTGGTAAATTCTCCCAAATGCATCAATTTGCGTTCGCCCCGCGAATTGGCGCTGATGCGAAAAGCGGGACTGGCGGTGTGGGCGGCACATCAGGCGGCGAAAGCAGCGGTCCGGCCAGGAATTACGACGGCCGAAATAGACGCTGTCATTGACGAGTATTTCACTCGTCTGCATGCGGTGCCGCTGTTTAAGGGCGTGCCGGGCAAGGTCCCCTTCCCTGCCGCTACGTGTATCAGCGTGAACGATGAAGTGGTGCATGGCATTCCGGGAGCGCGCAGATTGAAAGAAGGTGATGTTGTCAGCCTGGATACAGGCTGCAAGCTCAATGGCTGGTGCGGCGATTCGGCTTATACACATCCGGTGGGAATTATTTTGCCAGAGGTGCAGCGGCTATTGGATGTGACCCGGGGCGTGCTTGATCTGGCGATTGAACTGATGGCCGTGAAAACCCGCTGGAGCGACGTGGCCCGGGAAATGGGTTCTTTCGTGCGCGACCATGGTTTTTCCGTGGTGGAGAACTTTGTGGGGCACGGCATTGGCCGCGAGATGCACGAAGAGCCGCAGGTGCCCAATTTCGTCAGCCCGCAACTGCGGCGGAGCCACGATTTCAAGCTGGAACCGGGCTTGGTCATTGCCGTAGAGCCGATGGTGAACATGGGGACGAAAAAAACCAAAACACTGGCCGATCATTGGACGCAGGTAACCAGCGATGGTCGCTATAGCGCCCATTTTGAACATACTGTGGCGATGACCACCGAAGGTCCGTGGGTTCTAACGGCTCCGCCCCAACCTGGGGAAGAATTCGACGATGCGGTATTGCGCGATCTTTTAAGCCGGGTGTCGCCAGCAAGAGGCTCGGCTTTTTCCGCCGTAGGCAGCGAAAAATAG
- a CDS encoding adenylate kinase, whose translation MRLVLIGPPGAGKGTQAQRLVEFLCVPHLSTGEMLREAIDKGTPVGTQAKQFIDAGKLVPDETVLELVQQRIVQPDCASGYLLDGFPRSLPQATALDKFLTGRSQPLDGVFELEVDKDAVIQRMIARGRGDDKPEVIRQRMATYEEQTKPLSEYYAGRKLLHAIDAMGTVDEVFSRLRQAVEQMKSR comes from the coding sequence ATGCGACTCGTTCTTATCGGGCCACCCGGCGCCGGCAAAGGGACCCAGGCACAGCGATTGGTTGAATTTCTGTGCGTGCCGCATTTATCCACGGGCGAAATGCTCCGTGAAGCCATCGACAAGGGCACGCCGGTCGGCACGCAGGCCAAACAATTCATCGATGCCGGAAAGCTGGTCCCCGACGAAACCGTGCTGGAACTTGTGCAACAGCGGATTGTCCAGCCAGATTGCGCAAGCGGATATTTGCTGGACGGCTTTCCGCGCAGTTTGCCGCAGGCCACGGCTCTAGACAAATTTCTGACTGGCCGCAGCCAACCGCTGGACGGCGTGTTTGAATTGGAAGTGGACAAGGATGCAGTCATCCAGCGAATGATTGCCCGCGGCCGGGGTGACGACAAACCGGAGGTCATTCGGCAACGGATGGCCACCTACGAGGAGCAGACGAAGCCGTTGTCGGAGTATTACGCCGGACGAAAGCTGCTGCACGCGATCGATGCAATGGGCACGGTGGATGAAGTGTTTTCACGCTTGCGCCAAGCGGTGGAACAAATGAAATCGCGCTAG
- the secY gene encoding preprotein translocase subunit SecY, protein MWEKIRVIFTIPELRQKILLTMLFLAIYRVGFQIPLPIADVAAMKHAFQSQQSSGLGTFFSQAAIFSASQLTQATIFGLGIMPYISASIIFQLLGSVWSPLEQLQKEGESGRKKINEYTRYATVVICIGQSWAYLAWVTSQHFISAEFLVNGHLPFYWQFVAVMTMTTGTVFLMWLGEQIDEFGIGNGISLLIMAGILARMPNAFMDMIQNSSLELGGSVGKFGPEKWLVMGILFVSVVAGVVYMDQGQRRIPTQSAKHVRGRRVFGGTRQYLPLKVNHSGVMPIIFASSLLLFPNLLFRQMAASYGGIWDNLNDAFTRGTSYIYNISYVILIYFFCYFWTAIMFNPKDVSDNLKNFGTFIPGYRPGKRTEDYLEKVMVRITYVGAAFLSVVAIVPTLVSGSLDINYAIAQFYGGTTLLIAVSVAFDLVQKIDSHLVMRNYKGLLT, encoded by the coding sequence ATGTGGGAAAAAATTCGGGTCATCTTCACCATTCCGGAGCTACGGCAGAAAATTCTGCTGACCATGCTGTTTTTGGCAATCTACCGAGTCGGGTTTCAAATACCGCTGCCCATTGCCGACGTGGCGGCAATGAAACATGCCTTTCAATCGCAACAAAGCTCCGGTTTGGGCACGTTCTTCTCGCAAGCAGCCATTTTTAGCGCCAGCCAACTGACGCAGGCCACGATCTTCGGCCTTGGCATTATGCCCTACATTTCGGCCTCGATCATTTTCCAACTATTGGGCAGCGTATGGTCACCGCTGGAACAATTGCAGAAGGAAGGGGAAAGCGGCCGCAAAAAAATCAACGAATACACCCGTTACGCCACGGTGGTGATTTGCATTGGCCAAAGCTGGGCTTATTTGGCTTGGGTGACCAGCCAGCACTTCATTTCCGCGGAGTTTTTGGTGAACGGCCACTTGCCGTTTTATTGGCAATTTGTGGCCGTCATGACGATGACCACGGGAACCGTGTTTTTGATGTGGCTGGGAGAACAAATTGATGAGTTTGGCATCGGCAATGGCATCAGCTTGTTAATTATGGCGGGGATTTTGGCGCGGATGCCCAACGCCTTCATGGATATGATTCAAAACAGTTCGCTGGAATTGGGCGGCAGCGTCGGCAAGTTCGGCCCGGAAAAATGGTTGGTGATGGGCATTTTATTTGTCAGCGTTGTGGCCGGCGTGGTGTACATGGATCAGGGGCAGCGGCGCATTCCGACGCAAAGCGCCAAGCACGTACGTGGCCGGCGCGTATTTGGCGGAACCCGCCAATACCTGCCGCTGAAGGTGAATCACTCGGGCGTAATGCCGATTATTTTCGCCAGCAGCCTATTGCTGTTCCCGAATTTGTTGTTCCGGCAAATGGCTGCCAGTTATGGCGGAATTTGGGACAATTTGAACGACGCTTTCACCCGCGGCACCTCGTACATTTACAACATCTCGTACGTCATTTTAATTTACTTTTTCTGCTACTTTTGGACGGCCATCATGTTCAATCCGAAAGACGTTTCGGATAATTTGAAGAACTTCGGCACGTTCATTCCAGGCTATCGGCCGGGCAAGCGAACAGAAGATTATCTGGAAAAGGTAATGGTACGAATTACGTATGTGGGCGCGGCGTTCCTATCGGTGGTGGCGATCGTGCCCACGCTCGTATCGGGATCGTTGGATATTAACTATGCCATTGCCCAGTTTTACGGCGGCACGACGCTGTTGATTGCCGTCAGCGTGGCCTTCGATTTAGTGCAAAAGATCGACAGTCACCTGGTGATGCGAAATTACAAGGGCTTGCTGACATGA
- the rplO gene encoding 50S ribosomal protein L15 yields the protein MNISDVHRSIHKHTKRLRVGRGIGSGRGKTAGRGHKGQGQLAGWAAPVIFEGARMPLIRRIPKRGFHNQWGPRVGIVNLDELQAAFKSGDEVNLETLRAAGLCKRPCDELKVLGQGEIKKKLKVTAHKFSASAQEKIKAAGGEAIVLTRPKPVIRKKTKKSASTQ from the coding sequence ATGAACATTAGCGACGTACACCGCAGCATTCACAAACACACCAAGCGATTGCGCGTGGGGCGCGGCATCGGCTCCGGCCGGGGCAAAACCGCCGGCCGCGGCCACAAGGGACAAGGCCAGCTTGCCGGCTGGGCGGCGCCGGTTATTTTCGAAGGGGCGCGCATGCCGCTGATTCGTCGCATTCCCAAGCGCGGTTTTCACAACCAGTGGGGACCACGCGTGGGCATTGTAAACCTGGACGAATTGCAAGCAGCGTTCAAATCGGGCGATGAAGTCAATTTAGAAACTCTCCGGGCAGCCGGTTTGTGTAAGCGTCCCTGTGACGAATTGAAAGTACTCGGCCAGGGCGAAATTAAGAAAAAATTGAAAGTCACGGCCCACAAGTTCAGCGCATCGGCCCAGGAAAAAATTAAAGCGGCCGGCGGCGAAGCGATTGTGCTGACGAGGCCTAAGCCAGTGATTCGCAAAAAGACGAAGAAGTCCGCTTCGACGCAGTAA